GTGACGCGAAACAGAACGGAAGGTATATTTGCTTCCGGGAGCGTTACGGAAAAGAGGAGAATTTAGGAGTATTTAACGATAAAACAGATAACGCCAACATTCATAAATTCAATAAGGATCTAGAGGATAAAAAAACACAACATCCCTCTGTTGCTGTAGCTCATAAAATGCTCTTTTCTATGTCCGGGGATGAATGGAACAGATCAGGATTTGAACCTGGAGACTTTCAAACACTTGTTAGAAATGTAATGAAGGATTATGAACAGCAAACAGGCAAGAGACTAACCTGGATAGCAGCAGAACATAGAACTCCAGGTCATCCTCATGTGCATGTTTTAGTTAAATCAGTTTATCACGATAAAGACGGTGTACCTTATCGCCTCAAGTTTGATAAAGATGATAGCAATTTTTTAAAAAATTCATTCCAACGAGAAAAGAACTATTTAAGAGGCTTTGAGGTTGAAAGACCTGACAAGACACACGAATACAAGCCAACGCGAAATCATGGAAAGCGGGCCACTAATGACATAACTAAAAGCCTGTTGAACCATGTATTAAACGAAATGAGGCAAGCAGAACGGGAAATGGAGAGAGAAAGACAAAATGAAAGGGATAGATAAACAAGATGGAATTTATACTCGTTATGATCTTTGCTTTTACTGCTAATATCTATAGTTATTTTCAAATAAAGAAAGGAGTTTTTACAAATGAAGATAGATAAGAAAAAGCTGTTATCCTCTTTAGGTACTAACGGCCTGGTTATAGGGGGAGCGGATTACATCCTAGGAGCTGCCATTAAATACATTCCTAAGTATCTACACGTTGCAGCGGATCCGGAAAAGGCTCAACAAATGGGGGTGAATATCCTTCATGAATATGTTTTAAACCCTGGCAACGCTTTATCAATCGCTTTAGAGCACCCTCAATTACAATATGCTGCTGCTGCCGCCTTTTTTGGACTAACGATTAAAGATATGATCCAACATAAAGATCATAAAGTTGAAAGTGCCGCTGATTATGGAGCTTTTGGAACGTCTAATTTCTTAACACACAAAGAAATAGAGAAGGATGCACAAGATTTTTCATTGTCGCTCAATACTCCAGGTACAATAATCGGAATGACCGACAACAAGCCGCTGCTCCATGTTGAATCAAGCTATAAAAATAGAAATGTCGCGGTGTTTGGTATTTCCGGCACTCAAAAATCTAAGTCATTCATAATTCCAAACATATTAAACACTTCTAAGGATTCCATCATTGTTACGGATCCAAAAGGTGAGCTCTACGAACAAACAGCGGAAGCAAAGAGAAAACAAGGTTATAAAGTACACTTAATTAGCTTCCTGGAGAATGAAAGTAAAAGCTCTGATCGTTATAACCCGCTTGATTATGTAAAAAGTGAATCTGAAGCTGATGAATTAGCTTTTTCATTGGTTGTAAATGCTAACGGACTACCCGCTAACGGTGATATGTTCTGGATCAATTCAGAAGCTGACGTAATATCAACCATGATTCAATATGTTAAACACTTCTTACCAAAAGAACAGCAGCATTTAGGAAGCGTTTATAATATCCTGGTGAGCGGTGAAAAGAAAATAACAAAGCTCTTTTCAGAAATAAAAGATTCACACATTGTTAAACGCTCATTCAATGGATCTTATAAAACAAAAGAGGATAAAATGAAAGGTCAAATAGTGGGCGGTGCTGCCTCTGCTTTGAAGCTTTGGAAGCTCGATGAAATAAGGGATTTAACCTATAAAACAGATATTAACTTTGAGGACATAGGAAAAGAAAAAACGATTGTTTATGTAAGAATACCGATTGCTAAGAAAAACGCGCGGCCGCTTGTAGCAACATTCTTTAATCAAATGTTCGATAGCTTTTATTCCCTGGGTGACAGGAACAACGGTAAACTACCGAACCCGGTTAGGCTGCTGCTTGATGAATTTAACAACATTGGAACTATCCCCTTATTTGAAGAAAGGCTATCTACAACCAGGAGTTATAAAATATATGTGTCTATGGTCATTCAATCCCTGGAGCAGCTGCGAGATAGATACGGAAAAGGAAAAGCCGCTGAAATCATGGATAACTGCGACACTACTATGTTTTTAGGAACCAACGATGAGGAAGCAAAGGAATATTTCAGTAAAAAGTTAGGCACTACAACAATCCGTATTCAATCAGAATCAGAACAAAAAA
This DNA window, taken from Halobacillus naozhouensis, encodes the following:
- a CDS encoding VirD4-like conjugal transfer protein, CD1115 family, producing MKIDKKKLLSSLGTNGLVIGGADYILGAAIKYIPKYLHVAADPEKAQQMGVNILHEYVLNPGNALSIALEHPQLQYAAAAAFFGLTIKDMIQHKDHKVESAADYGAFGTSNFLTHKEIEKDAQDFSLSLNTPGTIIGMTDNKPLLHVESSYKNRNVAVFGISGTQKSKSFIIPNILNTSKDSIIVTDPKGELYEQTAEAKRKQGYKVHLISFLENESKSSDRYNPLDYVKSESEADELAFSLVVNANGLPANGDMFWINSEADVISTMIQYVKHFLPKEQQHLGSVYNILVSGEKKITKLFSEIKDSHIVKRSFNGSYKTKEDKMKGQIVGGAASALKLWKLDEIRDLTYKTDINFEDIGKEKTIVYVRIPIAKKNARPLVATFFNQMFDSFYSLGDRNNGKLPNPVRLLLDEFNNIGTIPLFEERLSTTRSYKIYVSMVIQSLEQLRDRYGKGKAAEIMDNCDTTMFLGTNDEEAKEYFSKKLGTTTIRIQSESEQKNDKGESLGESRNYVQRPLLTTEELGRLPDHQSLVFMRGKKPMKLNKAFYTQLDQLNSMVDKPTNLYDYEAPLRNDYEVFVPGEVKIKDKKEAAATADPAAEEITDSEQLEMKEKNKSLVAVAADPLDENPDKQDNQEVDGFEI